The following proteins are encoded in a genomic region of Tenebrio molitor chromosome 7, icTenMoli1.1, whole genome shotgun sequence:
- the LOC138134820 gene encoding aminopeptidase N-like isoform X1 has protein sequence MVGRTEYSSVPTAADLENNSNQKKYTVNRKPDGLVIPKSLCTLMAIGALLLAVLVGLLVFFLVPRCSEALTPQSDSRNAAGSNGLPYNTPSTLPEVSDGSLSKVFNSPSVWSDDVDERLPRSIEPTHYRIQIKPYLSNLTTSGTVEITLNVKDEIDEIIFNAKNMEINRSSVVVKSAKSDNPLGIINQDYMTGERYRIVLDQPLNKNIMYTLELEYSGHLNNHLQGFYRSHYHETGDDSVKYLASTQFSPTDARQAFPCFDEPAFKANFSIVVGRPSNMSSLSNMPLEKSDPDSTNDGWVWDYYKTTPRMSTYLVAFVVSDLQGYGSSDRLIKMWSRRSLSIQARYAAELTPKILHFFEDYFKIKFPLPKIDMVAIPDFGYNAMENWGLITFRESAILYNEHDPDIDTKRTIATIVAHELGHQWFGNLVTPKWWNDLWLKEGFATYLQYLGTNFAEPTWQISEEFIFSETGRAFALDALPSSRPISFEVKNSRQIRQTFDELSYAKGASVVRMMNHFLGEDTFKTGLINYLQKHQYGNADRDDLFDALTEEAHRRGSLDQSVRVKDVMDSWTRQPGFPVVTAIRDTANKKLILSQKRFLLTNNLVDNSTWWVPISVATSVEETFNTQPSVWLKNEPMVTVNLNVSKWYLVNINQTGYYVVNYDEANWRFLTEDIMVLPPLIRAQLVSDSMDLARANLLDYDIPLKLVQRMALRDNSIMFVPTSVAFQKLEFLSDMLSSTPAFGLFEKFQATIFRKSYRIILDDNDYDSDLYLKQRIRKVVLKWACREVDSECAIIFHRFFREWMERKRATIPANLRYVVYCTAMRQGNVAEWQYAFNQYLKTTSVTEKNVILDALGCTTQKWLLSRYLDYLARNDSSIRIQDADRVFKSVCDNHAAHTIAFDFLRTNWNKLLTHYGEGFNIISKMVKSLPRFMNTEYQLAELIRFRSEVGSNIGTASQAFDIAIEKVRANVEWMKKSYHSVERWLNVHQEYFDL, from the exons GTGTACCCACCGCGGCGGACCTGGAAAACAACAGCAACCAGAAAAAGTACACCGTCAATAGAAAACCCGATGGTTTGGTCATCCCCAAATCCCTTTGCACCCTAATGGCGATAGGGGCACTTTTATTAGCGGTTCTCGTAGGTCTATTAGTCTTTTTCCTCGTTCCTAGATGTAGCGAAGCTTTAACTCCGCAATCGGACAGTCGAAACGCTGCCGGAAGTAATGGCTTGCCGTACAACACTCCAAGCACGCTGCCAGAAGTGTCAGATGGCAGTTTGTCAAAAGTCTTCAATAGTCCGAGCGTTTGGTCGGACGACGTCGACGAGAGACTCCCCAGGAGTATTGAACCGACACATTACAG AATACAAATTAAACCCTACCTCAGCAACTTGACCACCAGTGGCACGGTCGAAATCACACTAAACGTTAAAGATGAAATCgacgaaatcatttttaatgcgaaaaatatggaaatCAATCGATCATCTGTCGTGGTGAAGTCGGCGAAAAGTGACAACCCTTTGGGCATAATCAATCAAGATTACATGACAGGGGAGAGATACAGAATCGTTTTGGATCAACCTCTCAACAAGAACATCATGTACACTCTTGAGCTCGAGTACTCGGGGCACTTAAACAACCACTTGCAGGGATTTTACAGGAGTCACTACCACGAAACTGGTGACGACTCAGTCAA GTACTTGGCTAGTACTCAGTTTTCGCCGACTGATGCCCGTCAAGCCTTCCCTTGCTTCGACGAACCTGCATTCAAAGCAAACTTTTCTATCGTTGTCGGAAGACCTTCAAACATGTCCTCCCTGTCAAACATGCCTCTAGAAAAATCAGATCCAGA TAGCACAAATGACGGTTGGGTTTGGGACTATTACAAAACAACTCCCAGGATGTCTACTTATTTGGTAGCATTCGTAGTGAGCGACTTGCAAGGTTATGGCTCTTCAGACAGATTAATCAAAATGTGGTCACGACGATCGCTCAGTATCCAAGCCAGATACGCTGCAGAACTGACACCCAAAATCCTACACTTCTTTGAAGACTACTTCAAGATCAAATTTCCTCTCCCCAAAATCGACATGGTTGCGATTCCAGATTTTGGGTACAACGCGATGGAGAACTGGGGTTTGATCACCTTCCGGGAGAGCGCAATTTTGTACAACGAACACGACCCAGACATCGACACTAAAAGAACCATCGCTACCATAGTAGCGCACGAGCTGGGGCATCAGTGGTTTGGCAACTTGGTGACGCCTAAATGGTGGAACGATTTGTGGCTGAAGGAAGGTTTTGCCACTTACTTGCAATATCTAGGAACGAACTTT GCAGAGCCTACATGGCAAATATccgaagaatttatttttagcgaAACGGGTCGGGCTTTTGCTTTGGACGCTTTGCCGTCCTCGCGACCCATTTCTTTCGAGGTGAAGAACAGCAGACAAATTCGACAAACTTTCGACGAACTGTCGTACGCGAAAGGTGCTTCCGTTGTCCGAATGATGAACCATTTTCTAGGCGAAGACACGTTTAAGACTGGACTGATTAATTATTTGCAAAAGCACCAGTACGGAAATGCCGATCGAGACGATCTCTTCGACGCCTTGACCGAAGAAGCTCACAGGAGAGGTTCTCTAGATCAGTCTGTCAGAGTCAAGGATGTGATGGATTCTTGGACGAGGCAACCGGGCTTTCCAGTGGTCACAGCCATTCGAGACACCGCCAATAAAAAGCTGATTCTGTCTCAA AAAAGATTTCTACTGACGAACAATCTAGTTGACAATTCTACGTGGTGGGTGCCCATCTCAGTTGCTACAAGTGTGGAGGAGACTTTCAACACTCAGCCGAGTGTGTGGCTTAAGAACGAACCAATGGTCACCGTCAATCTAAACGTGAGCAAATGGTACCTCGTGAACATCAACCAGACAG GATATTACGTTGTGAATTATGACGAAGCAAACTGGCGGTTTTTAACAGAAGACATAATGGTCCTCCCTCCTCTAATCAGAGCTCAACTGGTCAGCGATTCTATGGATCTGGCAAGAGCGAATCTACTAGATTATGACATCCCGCTCAAGTTGGTCCAACGGATGGCGCTTCGCGACAACTCCATCATGTTCGTCCCCACGTCAGTGGCGTTccaaaaattggaatttttgagCGACATGTTGTCTTCGACGCCGGCTTTCGGTCTGTTCGAGAAATTCCAAGCAACGATTTTCAGGAAGTCATACAGAATTATTCTCGACGATAACGATTACGACTCTGATCTATACCTGAAGCAAAGAATTCGGAAAGTGGTTTTGAAATGGGCTTGCAGAGAAGTCGATTCGGAATGTGCGATTATCTTCCATCGCTTCTTCAGGGAATGGATGGAACGGAAAAGGGCAAC AATCCCGGCTAATCTTCGCTACGTCGTCTACTGTACGGCTATGAGACAAGGGAATGTGGCCGAGTGGCAGTACGCTTTTAACCAGTACCTGAAGACCACATCTGTTACTGAAAAGAACGTCATACTGGATGCGTTGGGGTGCACCACACAAAAGTGGCTTCTCTCCAG GTATCTGGACTATTTGGCCCGCAATGATTCTAGTATAAGGATTCAAGACGCCGACAGAGTATTTAAGTCTGTCTGTGATAACCACGCAGCTCACACGATAGCTTTCGATTTCTTGAGGACGAACTGGAACAAGTTGTTAACCCA CTACGGTGAAGGGTTCAATATTATCAGTAAAATGGTCAAGAGTTTGCCACGATTCATGAACACGGAATATCAACTTGCCGAG CTTATTAGATTTAGAAGTGAAGTCGGGAGTAACATCGGTACAGCGAGTCAAGCCTTTGACATCGCCATCGAAAAGGTCAGGGCGAATGTAGAGTGGATGAAAAAGAGTTATCATTCCGTGGAGAGGTGGTTAAATGTGCATCAAGAATATTTCGATTTATAA
- the LOC138134820 gene encoding aminopeptidase N-like isoform X4: MQSVRFGVPTAADLENNSNQKKYTVNRKPDGLVIPKSLCTLMAIGALLLAVLVGLLVFFLVPRCSEALTPQSDSRNAAGSNGLPYNTPSTLPEVSDGSLSKVFNSPSVWSDDVDERLPRSIEPTHYRIQIKPYLSNLTTSGTVEITLNVKDEIDEIIFNAKNMEINRSSVVVKSAKSDNPLGIINQDYMTGERYRIVLDQPLNKNIMYTLELEYSGHLNNHLQGFYRSHYHETGDDSVKYLASTQFSPTDARQAFPCFDEPAFKANFSIVVGRPSNMSSLSNMPLEKSDPDSTNDGWVWDYYKTTPRMSTYLVAFVVSDLQGYGSSDRLIKMWSRRSLSIQARYAAELTPKILHFFEDYFKIKFPLPKIDMVAIPDFGYNAMENWGLITFRESAILYNEHDPDIDTKRTIATIVAHELGHQWFGNLVTPKWWNDLWLKEGFATYLQYLGTNFAEPTWQISEEFIFSETGRAFALDALPSSRPISFEVKNSRQIRQTFDELSYAKGASVVRMMNHFLGEDTFKTGLINYLQKHQYGNADRDDLFDALTEEAHRRGSLDQSVRVKDVMDSWTRQPGFPVVTAIRDTANKKLILSQKRFLLTNNLVDNSTWWVPISVATSVEETFNTQPSVWLKNEPMVTVNLNVSKWYLVNINQTGYYVVNYDEANWRFLTEDIMVLPPLIRAQLVSDSMDLARANLLDYDIPLKLVQRMALRDNSIMFVPTSVAFQKLEFLSDMLSSTPAFGLFEKFQATIFRKSYRIILDDNDYDSDLYLKQRIRKVVLKWACREVDSECAIIFHRFFREWMERKRATIPANLRYVVYCTAMRQGNVAEWQYAFNQYLKTTSVTEKNVILDALGCTTQKWLLSRYLDYLARNDSSIRIQDADRVFKSVCDNHAAHTIAFDFLRTNWNKLLTHYGEGFNIISKMVKSLPRFMNTEYQLAELIRFRSEVGSNIGTASQAFDIAIEKVRANVEWMKKSYHSVERWLNVHQEYFDL, translated from the exons GTGTACCCACCGCGGCGGACCTGGAAAACAACAGCAACCAGAAAAAGTACACCGTCAATAGAAAACCCGATGGTTTGGTCATCCCCAAATCCCTTTGCACCCTAATGGCGATAGGGGCACTTTTATTAGCGGTTCTCGTAGGTCTATTAGTCTTTTTCCTCGTTCCTAGATGTAGCGAAGCTTTAACTCCGCAATCGGACAGTCGAAACGCTGCCGGAAGTAATGGCTTGCCGTACAACACTCCAAGCACGCTGCCAGAAGTGTCAGATGGCAGTTTGTCAAAAGTCTTCAATAGTCCGAGCGTTTGGTCGGACGACGTCGACGAGAGACTCCCCAGGAGTATTGAACCGACACATTACAG AATACAAATTAAACCCTACCTCAGCAACTTGACCACCAGTGGCACGGTCGAAATCACACTAAACGTTAAAGATGAAATCgacgaaatcatttttaatgcgaaaaatatggaaatCAATCGATCATCTGTCGTGGTGAAGTCGGCGAAAAGTGACAACCCTTTGGGCATAATCAATCAAGATTACATGACAGGGGAGAGATACAGAATCGTTTTGGATCAACCTCTCAACAAGAACATCATGTACACTCTTGAGCTCGAGTACTCGGGGCACTTAAACAACCACTTGCAGGGATTTTACAGGAGTCACTACCACGAAACTGGTGACGACTCAGTCAA GTACTTGGCTAGTACTCAGTTTTCGCCGACTGATGCCCGTCAAGCCTTCCCTTGCTTCGACGAACCTGCATTCAAAGCAAACTTTTCTATCGTTGTCGGAAGACCTTCAAACATGTCCTCCCTGTCAAACATGCCTCTAGAAAAATCAGATCCAGA TAGCACAAATGACGGTTGGGTTTGGGACTATTACAAAACAACTCCCAGGATGTCTACTTATTTGGTAGCATTCGTAGTGAGCGACTTGCAAGGTTATGGCTCTTCAGACAGATTAATCAAAATGTGGTCACGACGATCGCTCAGTATCCAAGCCAGATACGCTGCAGAACTGACACCCAAAATCCTACACTTCTTTGAAGACTACTTCAAGATCAAATTTCCTCTCCCCAAAATCGACATGGTTGCGATTCCAGATTTTGGGTACAACGCGATGGAGAACTGGGGTTTGATCACCTTCCGGGAGAGCGCAATTTTGTACAACGAACACGACCCAGACATCGACACTAAAAGAACCATCGCTACCATAGTAGCGCACGAGCTGGGGCATCAGTGGTTTGGCAACTTGGTGACGCCTAAATGGTGGAACGATTTGTGGCTGAAGGAAGGTTTTGCCACTTACTTGCAATATCTAGGAACGAACTTT GCAGAGCCTACATGGCAAATATccgaagaatttatttttagcgaAACGGGTCGGGCTTTTGCTTTGGACGCTTTGCCGTCCTCGCGACCCATTTCTTTCGAGGTGAAGAACAGCAGACAAATTCGACAAACTTTCGACGAACTGTCGTACGCGAAAGGTGCTTCCGTTGTCCGAATGATGAACCATTTTCTAGGCGAAGACACGTTTAAGACTGGACTGATTAATTATTTGCAAAAGCACCAGTACGGAAATGCCGATCGAGACGATCTCTTCGACGCCTTGACCGAAGAAGCTCACAGGAGAGGTTCTCTAGATCAGTCTGTCAGAGTCAAGGATGTGATGGATTCTTGGACGAGGCAACCGGGCTTTCCAGTGGTCACAGCCATTCGAGACACCGCCAATAAAAAGCTGATTCTGTCTCAA AAAAGATTTCTACTGACGAACAATCTAGTTGACAATTCTACGTGGTGGGTGCCCATCTCAGTTGCTACAAGTGTGGAGGAGACTTTCAACACTCAGCCGAGTGTGTGGCTTAAGAACGAACCAATGGTCACCGTCAATCTAAACGTGAGCAAATGGTACCTCGTGAACATCAACCAGACAG GATATTACGTTGTGAATTATGACGAAGCAAACTGGCGGTTTTTAACAGAAGACATAATGGTCCTCCCTCCTCTAATCAGAGCTCAACTGGTCAGCGATTCTATGGATCTGGCAAGAGCGAATCTACTAGATTATGACATCCCGCTCAAGTTGGTCCAACGGATGGCGCTTCGCGACAACTCCATCATGTTCGTCCCCACGTCAGTGGCGTTccaaaaattggaatttttgagCGACATGTTGTCTTCGACGCCGGCTTTCGGTCTGTTCGAGAAATTCCAAGCAACGATTTTCAGGAAGTCATACAGAATTATTCTCGACGATAACGATTACGACTCTGATCTATACCTGAAGCAAAGAATTCGGAAAGTGGTTTTGAAATGGGCTTGCAGAGAAGTCGATTCGGAATGTGCGATTATCTTCCATCGCTTCTTCAGGGAATGGATGGAACGGAAAAGGGCAAC AATCCCGGCTAATCTTCGCTACGTCGTCTACTGTACGGCTATGAGACAAGGGAATGTGGCCGAGTGGCAGTACGCTTTTAACCAGTACCTGAAGACCACATCTGTTACTGAAAAGAACGTCATACTGGATGCGTTGGGGTGCACCACACAAAAGTGGCTTCTCTCCAG GTATCTGGACTATTTGGCCCGCAATGATTCTAGTATAAGGATTCAAGACGCCGACAGAGTATTTAAGTCTGTCTGTGATAACCACGCAGCTCACACGATAGCTTTCGATTTCTTGAGGACGAACTGGAACAAGTTGTTAACCCA CTACGGTGAAGGGTTCAATATTATCAGTAAAATGGTCAAGAGTTTGCCACGATTCATGAACACGGAATATCAACTTGCCGAG CTTATTAGATTTAGAAGTGAAGTCGGGAGTAACATCGGTACAGCGAGTCAAGCCTTTGACATCGCCATCGAAAAGGTCAGGGCGAATGTAGAGTGGATGAAAAAGAGTTATCATTCCGTGGAGAGGTGGTTAAATGTGCATCAAGAATATTTCGATTTATAA
- the LOC138134820 gene encoding aminopeptidase N-like isoform X3, with product MVGRTEYSSVPTAADLENNSNQKKYTVNRKPDGLVIPKSLCTLMAIGALLLAVLVGLLVFFLVPRCSEALTPQSDSRNAAGSNGLPYNTPSTLPEVSDGSLSKVFNSPSVWSDDVDERLPRSIEPTHYRIQIKPYLSNLTTSGTVEITLNVKDEIDEIIFNAKNMEINRSSVVVKSAKSDNPLGIINQDYMTGERYRIVLDQPLNKNIMYTLELEYSGHLNNHLQGFYRSHYHETGDDSVKYLASTQFSPTDARQAFPCFDEPAFKANFSIVVGRPSNMSSLSNMPLEKSDPDTNDGWVWDYYKTTPRMSTYLVAFVVSDLQGYGSSDRLIKMWSRRSLSIQARYAAELTPKILHFFEDYFKIKFPLPKIDMVAIPDFGYNAMENWGLITFRESAILYNEHDPDIDTKRTIATIVAHELGHQWFGNLVTPKWWNDLWLKEGFATYLQYLGTNFAEPTWQISEEFIFSETGRAFALDALPSSRPISFEVKNSRQIRQTFDELSYAKGASVVRMMNHFLGEDTFKTGLINYLQKHQYGNADRDDLFDALTEEAHRRGSLDQSVRVKDVMDSWTRQPGFPVVTAIRDTANKKLILSQKRFLLTNNLVDNSTWWVPISVATSVEETFNTQPSVWLKNEPMVTVNLNVSKWYLVNINQTGYYVVNYDEANWRFLTEDIMVLPPLIRAQLVSDSMDLARANLLDYDIPLKLVQRMALRDNSIMFVPTSVAFQKLEFLSDMLSSTPAFGLFEKFQATIFRKSYRIILDDNDYDSDLYLKQRIRKVVLKWACREVDSECAIIFHRFFREWMERKRATIPANLRYVVYCTAMRQGNVAEWQYAFNQYLKTTSVTEKNVILDALGCTTQKWLLSRYLDYLARNDSSIRIQDADRVFKSVCDNHAAHTIAFDFLRTNWNKLLTHYGEGFNIISKMVKSLPRFMNTEYQLAELIRFRSEVGSNIGTASQAFDIAIEKVRANVEWMKKSYHSVERWLNVHQEYFDL from the exons GTGTACCCACCGCGGCGGACCTGGAAAACAACAGCAACCAGAAAAAGTACACCGTCAATAGAAAACCCGATGGTTTGGTCATCCCCAAATCCCTTTGCACCCTAATGGCGATAGGGGCACTTTTATTAGCGGTTCTCGTAGGTCTATTAGTCTTTTTCCTCGTTCCTAGATGTAGCGAAGCTTTAACTCCGCAATCGGACAGTCGAAACGCTGCCGGAAGTAATGGCTTGCCGTACAACACTCCAAGCACGCTGCCAGAAGTGTCAGATGGCAGTTTGTCAAAAGTCTTCAATAGTCCGAGCGTTTGGTCGGACGACGTCGACGAGAGACTCCCCAGGAGTATTGAACCGACACATTACAG AATACAAATTAAACCCTACCTCAGCAACTTGACCACCAGTGGCACGGTCGAAATCACACTAAACGTTAAAGATGAAATCgacgaaatcatttttaatgcgaaaaatatggaaatCAATCGATCATCTGTCGTGGTGAAGTCGGCGAAAAGTGACAACCCTTTGGGCATAATCAATCAAGATTACATGACAGGGGAGAGATACAGAATCGTTTTGGATCAACCTCTCAACAAGAACATCATGTACACTCTTGAGCTCGAGTACTCGGGGCACTTAAACAACCACTTGCAGGGATTTTACAGGAGTCACTACCACGAAACTGGTGACGACTCAGTCAA GTACTTGGCTAGTACTCAGTTTTCGCCGACTGATGCCCGTCAAGCCTTCCCTTGCTTCGACGAACCTGCATTCAAAGCAAACTTTTCTATCGTTGTCGGAAGACCTTCAAACATGTCCTCCCTGTCAAACATGCCTCTAGAAAAATCAGATCCAGA CACAAATGACGGTTGGGTTTGGGACTATTACAAAACAACTCCCAGGATGTCTACTTATTTGGTAGCATTCGTAGTGAGCGACTTGCAAGGTTATGGCTCTTCAGACAGATTAATCAAAATGTGGTCACGACGATCGCTCAGTATCCAAGCCAGATACGCTGCAGAACTGACACCCAAAATCCTACACTTCTTTGAAGACTACTTCAAGATCAAATTTCCTCTCCCCAAAATCGACATGGTTGCGATTCCAGATTTTGGGTACAACGCGATGGAGAACTGGGGTTTGATCACCTTCCGGGAGAGCGCAATTTTGTACAACGAACACGACCCAGACATCGACACTAAAAGAACCATCGCTACCATAGTAGCGCACGAGCTGGGGCATCAGTGGTTTGGCAACTTGGTGACGCCTAAATGGTGGAACGATTTGTGGCTGAAGGAAGGTTTTGCCACTTACTTGCAATATCTAGGAACGAACTTT GCAGAGCCTACATGGCAAATATccgaagaatttatttttagcgaAACGGGTCGGGCTTTTGCTTTGGACGCTTTGCCGTCCTCGCGACCCATTTCTTTCGAGGTGAAGAACAGCAGACAAATTCGACAAACTTTCGACGAACTGTCGTACGCGAAAGGTGCTTCCGTTGTCCGAATGATGAACCATTTTCTAGGCGAAGACACGTTTAAGACTGGACTGATTAATTATTTGCAAAAGCACCAGTACGGAAATGCCGATCGAGACGATCTCTTCGACGCCTTGACCGAAGAAGCTCACAGGAGAGGTTCTCTAGATCAGTCTGTCAGAGTCAAGGATGTGATGGATTCTTGGACGAGGCAACCGGGCTTTCCAGTGGTCACAGCCATTCGAGACACCGCCAATAAAAAGCTGATTCTGTCTCAA AAAAGATTTCTACTGACGAACAATCTAGTTGACAATTCTACGTGGTGGGTGCCCATCTCAGTTGCTACAAGTGTGGAGGAGACTTTCAACACTCAGCCGAGTGTGTGGCTTAAGAACGAACCAATGGTCACCGTCAATCTAAACGTGAGCAAATGGTACCTCGTGAACATCAACCAGACAG GATATTACGTTGTGAATTATGACGAAGCAAACTGGCGGTTTTTAACAGAAGACATAATGGTCCTCCCTCCTCTAATCAGAGCTCAACTGGTCAGCGATTCTATGGATCTGGCAAGAGCGAATCTACTAGATTATGACATCCCGCTCAAGTTGGTCCAACGGATGGCGCTTCGCGACAACTCCATCATGTTCGTCCCCACGTCAGTGGCGTTccaaaaattggaatttttgagCGACATGTTGTCTTCGACGCCGGCTTTCGGTCTGTTCGAGAAATTCCAAGCAACGATTTTCAGGAAGTCATACAGAATTATTCTCGACGATAACGATTACGACTCTGATCTATACCTGAAGCAAAGAATTCGGAAAGTGGTTTTGAAATGGGCTTGCAGAGAAGTCGATTCGGAATGTGCGATTATCTTCCATCGCTTCTTCAGGGAATGGATGGAACGGAAAAGGGCAAC AATCCCGGCTAATCTTCGCTACGTCGTCTACTGTACGGCTATGAGACAAGGGAATGTGGCCGAGTGGCAGTACGCTTTTAACCAGTACCTGAAGACCACATCTGTTACTGAAAAGAACGTCATACTGGATGCGTTGGGGTGCACCACACAAAAGTGGCTTCTCTCCAG GTATCTGGACTATTTGGCCCGCAATGATTCTAGTATAAGGATTCAAGACGCCGACAGAGTATTTAAGTCTGTCTGTGATAACCACGCAGCTCACACGATAGCTTTCGATTTCTTGAGGACGAACTGGAACAAGTTGTTAACCCA CTACGGTGAAGGGTTCAATATTATCAGTAAAATGGTCAAGAGTTTGCCACGATTCATGAACACGGAATATCAACTTGCCGAG CTTATTAGATTTAGAAGTGAAGTCGGGAGTAACATCGGTACAGCGAGTCAAGCCTTTGACATCGCCATCGAAAAGGTCAGGGCGAATGTAGAGTGGATGAAAAAGAGTTATCATTCCGTGGAGAGGTGGTTAAATGTGCATCAAGAATATTTCGATTTATAA